A single window of Streptomyces sp. NBC_00464 DNA harbors:
- the nuoN gene encoding NADH-quinone oxidoreductase subunit NuoN, protein MSATAVHSLWTMAGGVTSAAPDEKFKAPVIEYTQLTPVLIVIGVAVLGVLVEAFVPRRARYYTQVFLTVVALVAAFAAVIGLAAAGYGTTKAHIAAMGAIAVDGPALFLQGTILLTSLVAVFTFAERRLDPESHGSRVDSFAAQAASVPGSDSEKAAVKAGFTTTEVFPLLLFAVAGMLVFPAANDLLTLFVALEVFSLPLYLLCAVARRKRLMSQEAAVKYFLLGAFSSAFLLFGIALLYGYAGSVSYAQIATVVDGSIQQIDPALADTMGNDVLLLIGGAMLLTGLLFKVGAVPFHMWTPDVYQGAPTPVTGFMAAATKVAAFGALLRLLYVVLPGLTWDLRPVMWGIAIVTMVGGAIVAITQTDIKRLLAYSSIAHAGFILAGVIAATPQGISSVLFYLATYSFVTVGAFAVVTLVRDAGGEATHLSKWAGLGRRSPLVAAVFAVFLLAFAGIPLTSGFSGKFAVFKAAAEGGAGGLVVVGVISSAIAAFFYIRVIVLMFFSEPKADGPTVAVPSPLTMTTIAVGVAVTLVLGLAPQYFLDLASQAGVFVR, encoded by the coding sequence GTGAGCGCAACAGCTGTCCACAGCCTGTGGACAATGGCGGGCGGGGTGACATCGGCCGCCCCGGACGAGAAGTTCAAGGCCCCGGTCATCGAGTACACCCAGCTGACCCCGGTCCTGATCGTGATCGGAGTCGCCGTCCTGGGCGTGCTCGTCGAGGCCTTCGTGCCGCGCCGGGCCCGCTACTACACGCAGGTCTTCCTGACCGTCGTCGCGCTGGTCGCCGCGTTCGCCGCGGTGATCGGCCTGGCCGCCGCCGGATACGGTACGACAAAGGCACACATCGCCGCGATGGGCGCCATCGCCGTCGACGGGCCCGCCCTGTTCCTCCAGGGCACCATCCTGCTGACGTCGCTGGTCGCCGTCTTCACCTTCGCCGAACGGCGGCTCGACCCCGAGTCGCACGGCAGCCGAGTCGACTCGTTCGCCGCACAGGCCGCTTCGGTCCCCGGCAGCGACAGCGAGAAGGCCGCGGTCAAGGCCGGGTTCACCACCACCGAGGTCTTCCCGCTGCTCCTCTTCGCGGTGGCGGGCATGCTGGTCTTCCCGGCGGCCAACGACCTGCTGACACTCTTCGTGGCCCTGGAAGTCTTCTCGCTCCCGCTCTACCTCCTGTGCGCCGTCGCCCGCCGCAAGCGGCTGATGTCGCAGGAGGCCGCGGTGAAGTACTTCCTGCTCGGCGCCTTCTCCTCGGCGTTCCTGCTCTTCGGGATCGCGCTGCTCTACGGATACGCGGGCTCCGTCTCGTACGCGCAGATCGCCACCGTCGTCGACGGCTCGATCCAGCAGATCGACCCGGCGCTCGCCGACACCATGGGCAACGACGTGCTGCTGCTGATCGGCGGCGCGATGCTCCTGACCGGTCTGCTCTTCAAGGTCGGCGCCGTCCCGTTCCACATGTGGACCCCGGACGTCTACCAGGGCGCCCCGACCCCGGTCACCGGCTTCATGGCCGCGGCCACGAAGGTCGCCGCGTTCGGTGCGCTGCTGCGCCTGCTGTACGTGGTGCTGCCGGGCCTCACCTGGGACCTGCGCCCGGTCATGTGGGGCATCGCGATCGTCACGATGGTGGGCGGAGCGATCGTCGCCATCACCCAGACCGACATCAAGCGGCTGCTGGCCTACTCCTCGATCGCGCACGCCGGATTCATCCTCGCCGGTGTCATCGCGGCCACCCCGCAGGGCATCTCCTCGGTGCTCTTCTACCTGGCCACGTACTCCTTCGTGACGGTCGGCGCCTTCGCCGTCGTCACCCTGGTGCGTGACGCGGGCGGCGAGGCGACGCATCTGTCGAAGTGGGCCGGACTCGGCCGGCGCTCCCCGCTGGTCGCCGCGGTCTTCGCGGTGTTCCTGCTGGCCTTCGCCGGTATCCCGCTCACCTCGGGCTTCTCCGGGAAGTTCGCGGTGTTCAAGGCCGCGGCCGAGGGCGGTGCGGGCGGCCTGGTCGTCGTCGGTGTGATCTCCTCGGCGATCGCCGCGTTCTTCTACATCCGGGTCATCGTGCTGATGTTCTTCAGCGAGCCGAAGGCGGACGGCCCCACGGTCGCCGTCCCGTCCCCGCTGACGATGACCACGATCGCGGTCGGTGTCGCGGTCACCCTGGTGCTGGGCCTGGCCCCGCAGTACTTCCTGGACCTGGCGAGCCAGGCCGGAGTGTTCGTGAGGTAG